The following proteins are encoded in a genomic region of Xanthomonas citri pv. mangiferaeindicae:
- a CDS encoding aconitate hydratase 1, producing MTDSFSTRADLDVAGQRYTYASLPALAAKFDIARLPYSMKILLENLLRHEDGETVTARHIEAVANWQATAEPDTEIAFMPARVVLQDFTGVPCVVDLAAMRDAVVRLGGRPEQINPLIPSELVIDHSVQVDVFGRPDALDLNGKIEFERNKERYGFLRWGQKAFDNFKVVPPNTGIVHQVNLEHLARVVMTAEREDGTRWAYPDTVFGTDSHTTMINGIGVLGWGVGGIEAEAAMLGQPSSMLIPQVVGFKLTGRLPEGATATDLVLTVTQMLRKHGVVGKFVEFFGDGLQHLPLADRATIGNMAPEYGATCGIFPIDAESLSYLRLSGRSEAQIALVEAYAKAQQLWHEPGAPEAEYSSVLTLDMGDVRPSLAGPKRPQDRVLLEDVQQNFRDNVGALTARRDAANDAQIDRFEKEGGGQPQAERLAARPVSKITLEDGEHELTDGSVVIAAITSCTNTSNPAVMLGAGLLARNAAAKGLKAAPWVKTSLGPGSLVVTDYLEKAGLMDDLQKLGFYVVGYGCTTCIGNSGPLPDAVSKGIAENDLAVAAVLSGNRNFEGRIHGEVKMNYLASPPLVVAYAIAGTVDIDLAHDPLGKDQDGNPVYLRDIWPSNKEIGDFIARTIGPEMFAKNYADVFRGDTRWNTIESPDGELYAWDESSTYIKNPPYFEGMTMDVGSIDDIHGARVMGLFGDSITTDHISPAGNIKKDSPAGRFLQSRGVQPADFNSYGSRRGNDDVMVRGTFANIRIKNLFFGGEEGGNTLYFGKGEPEKLAIYDAAMKYRADGVPLVVFAGKEYGTGSSRDWAAKGTNLLGVKAVIAESFERIHRSNLVGMGVLPCRFQDGENAQTLGLDGTETIDITGLDDGRAKRAQVVATKADGRQIRFEVHVLLLTPKEVEYFRHGGLLHYVLRQLASKQAA from the coding sequence CCTGCGTGGTCGACCTGGCGGCGATGCGCGATGCGGTGGTGCGCCTGGGCGGACGGCCCGAGCAGATCAATCCGCTGATCCCCTCCGAACTGGTCATCGACCACTCGGTGCAGGTCGACGTGTTCGGCCGGCCCGACGCGCTCGATCTTAACGGCAAGATCGAGTTCGAGCGCAACAAGGAGCGCTACGGCTTCCTGCGCTGGGGCCAGAAGGCGTTCGACAACTTCAAGGTGGTCCCGCCCAACACCGGCATCGTCCACCAGGTCAATCTCGAACATCTGGCGCGCGTGGTCATGACCGCCGAGCGCGAGGACGGCACGCGCTGGGCCTACCCTGACACCGTGTTCGGGACCGACTCGCACACCACGATGATCAACGGCATCGGCGTGCTGGGCTGGGGCGTGGGCGGCATCGAGGCCGAGGCCGCGATGCTCGGCCAACCCTCGTCGATGCTGATCCCGCAGGTCGTCGGCTTCAAGCTCACCGGCCGGCTGCCCGAGGGCGCGACCGCGACCGACCTGGTGCTGACCGTCACCCAGATGCTGCGCAAGCACGGCGTGGTCGGCAAGTTCGTGGAGTTCTTCGGCGACGGGCTGCAGCATCTGCCGCTCGCCGACCGCGCGACGATCGGCAACATGGCGCCCGAGTACGGCGCGACCTGCGGCATCTTCCCGATCGACGCCGAATCGCTGAGCTATCTGCGCCTGTCGGGCCGCAGCGAGGCGCAGATCGCCCTGGTCGAGGCCTACGCCAAGGCGCAGCAGCTCTGGCACGAGCCCGGCGCACCCGAGGCCGAGTACAGCAGCGTGCTCACGCTCGACATGGGCGACGTGCGGCCGTCGCTGGCCGGGCCCAAGCGCCCGCAGGACCGCGTGCTGCTGGAGGACGTGCAACAGAATTTCCGCGACAACGTCGGTGCGCTCACCGCACGCCGCGATGCCGCCAACGATGCGCAGATCGACCGCTTCGAGAAGGAAGGCGGCGGCCAGCCGCAGGCCGAACGCCTGGCCGCCCGGCCGGTGTCGAAGATCACTCTCGAGGACGGCGAACACGAGCTCACCGACGGCTCGGTGGTCATCGCCGCGATCACCTCCTGCACCAACACCTCCAACCCGGCGGTGATGCTCGGTGCCGGCCTGCTCGCGCGCAATGCCGCGGCCAAGGGCCTGAAGGCAGCGCCGTGGGTCAAGACCTCGTTGGGGCCCGGCTCGCTGGTGGTCACCGACTACCTCGAAAAGGCCGGCTTGATGGACGACCTGCAGAAGCTCGGCTTCTACGTCGTCGGCTACGGCTGCACAACCTGTATCGGCAACTCGGGCCCGCTGCCCGATGCGGTGTCCAAGGGCATCGCCGAGAACGACCTCGCAGTCGCGGCAGTGCTGTCGGGCAACCGCAACTTCGAGGGCCGCATCCACGGTGAGGTCAAGATGAACTACCTCGCCTCGCCACCGTTGGTGGTCGCCTACGCGATCGCCGGCACCGTCGATATCGACCTGGCCCACGATCCGCTGGGCAAGGACCAGGACGGCAACCCGGTCTACCTGCGCGACATCTGGCCGTCGAACAAGGAGATCGGCGATTTCATCGCACGCACGATCGGCCCGGAGATGTTCGCCAAGAACTACGCCGACGTCTTCAGGGGCGACACGCGCTGGAACACCATCGAGTCGCCCGACGGCGAACTCTATGCCTGGGACGAGAGCTCGACGTACATCAAGAACCCGCCCTACTTCGAGGGCATGACCATGGATGTGGGCAGCATCGACGACATCCACGGTGCGCGGGTGATGGGCCTGTTCGGCGACTCGATCACCACCGACCACATCTCGCCGGCCGGCAACATCAAGAAGGACTCACCCGCCGGGCGGTTCCTGCAGTCGCGCGGCGTCCAGCCGGCGGACTTCAACAGCTATGGCTCGCGCCGCGGCAACGACGACGTGATGGTCCGCGGCACCTTCGCCAACATCCGCATCAAGAACCTGTTCTTCGGTGGCGAGGAAGGCGGCAACACGCTCTACTTCGGCAAGGGCGAGCCGGAAAAGCTGGCGATCTACGACGCGGCGATGAAGTACCGCGCCGATGGCGTCCCGCTGGTGGTGTTCGCCGGCAAGGAGTATGGCACCGGCTCCTCGCGCGACTGGGCGGCCAAGGGCACCAACCTGCTCGGCGTCAAGGCGGTGATCGCCGAAAGCTTCGAGCGCATCCACCGCTCCAACCTGGTCGGCATGGGCGTGCTGCCGTGCAGGTTCCAGGACGGCGAGAACGCGCAGACGCTGGGGCTGGACGGGACCGAGACGATCGACATCACCGGTCTCGACGACGGCCGCGCCAAGCGCGCGCAGGTGGTGGCGACCAAGGCCGACGGCCGCCAGATCCGCTTCGAGGTCCACGTGCTGCTGCTGACCCCGAAGGAAGTGGAGTACTTTCGCCACGGCGGGCTGCTGCACTACGTGCTGCGTCAGCTGGCCAGCAAGCAGGCAGCCTGA